The Sporichthya brevicatena sequence GCAGGTCGCGGCGGCCGTCGATGAGCACGGCGTCCACGGGCGGGGTGTCGAGGAGGGCGCTGACCTCGGCGGGGGCGACCCGCACGTTGTGCAGCAGCAGGCCCAGGGCGGGCAGGACCTCGGCGGAGGGTTGCATCGAGTTCGACAGCAGCAGCAGGGTGCTCACCGGTGAGTGGCCTCCTCCGGGGCGGCGCTGTTACGCGCTGGTGACCGAGTTCAAGAATCCCACATCCGTGGGGCGCCGTTGCCGCTGGAAGAGACCAGAGAACACGCTCCGTGTTTCGTCGGTGTGAACTGCGCCGTACTGCGTCTGTGGGGTGGCTCTCGCCGGAGCGGCCCGCGCCAGGCAGGATGGACAAATGGCACAGGGGACGATCCGCTACTGGGCCGCCGCGAAGGCGGCGGCCGGCACCGACAGTGAGCCGTACGACGCGGCGACGCTGGCGGAGGCGCTCGACGCCGCCCGCGCGGCCCACGGGCCGGACTTCGCGCGGGTGATCGGCGTCTGCTCGTTCGTGGTGGACTCCGACCCCGTCGGCACCCGGGACCACGCCGAGGTGAAGCTGCCCGAGGGCGGCGTCGTCGAGGTCCTGCCCCCGTTCGCCGGCGGGTGACCGGCCCCCTGCTCGCCGTCGTCGTCGCCGCCGTCGGCGCCGGCGCCTCGCTGCTCGGCCAGACCGCGCTCGCGGTCGCCGTCCTGCTCGCCCAGATCCTGCTGGTCGTCGGCTGGTTCGCGATCGTCGACGTCCCCGGCAAGGAGGTCGGGGCACTGCTCGCGATCGGGTCGGGCGCGGCGGCGGACGCCGCGATGCTCGAACGCGGTTCGGACATCTCGCTCGGTCCGCTGGCCGGGGTGCTCGGCCCGGCGCTCGTCCTGGCCCTGATCCACCAGTTCACGCGCAAGGACAAGAAGGGCCGCGTCACCGCGTCCCTGACCGCGATCCTGATGGCGATCACGCTGTCGGTGGTCGCCGCGGCCCTGGTCGCCGAGCGCGCCGCCACCCACGGGGAGGCGGTGACGATCACGGCGATCGTGGCCGCGGGCGCGGCGTCGGCCGTCGTCGCGTCGCCGCTGGCGGCCGCGGTCGCCGACCCGCTGGCCCTCGCCGTCGGAACCGCAGCGGGGGCGGGCGCCGGCTTCGCCGTCGGGGACATGGACGCGGGCTACACGCTCGGCATCGCCGCCGGGGCCGCGGTGCTCGCGGTGATGGGCCGGCGTGCCGCCACGTTCACCGCCTACGACGTCGCCGCCGAGGCCGCGCGCGCCGCCGCCGGTGCTCCGGCCGCTACCGGTCGCGCCGCGGGCCGGCAGGCCCGCCGCCAGGCCGCCCGGCAGGCCCGCCGCTCGGGGGAGGCGGTCCTGGTGATGGGATCCGCGCTCCCGTTGGTCCTCGCCGCCCCTGCCGCGTACGTACTCGGCCGCCTGCTGGTGGGATAGCCCGATGTTCCGTCCCCGGTTCTGGCTCGTCAGCGCCGTCGTCCTCGTCGTGCTCCTGCTCGTCGCGGACCGCGGCGGGCAGTACGTCGTGCAGAAGATCGTCGCCGGCCAGATTCAGTCCAGCCTGTCGACGCCGGACGAGCCGTCGGTCGACATCAAGGGCTTCCCGTTCCTGCCGCAGCTGATCAGCCAGAAGTTCGACGACGTCGATGTCGACATCCGCGACGCCGACGCCGGTCAGATCCGCGTCGAGCGCATCAGTGCGGTCCTGACGGGCGTTCAGCGCAAGGGCTCCGGGGCGCACGTCGACTCGCTGTCGGGTGGTGGGCGCATCTCGTACGCGGCCGCGTCCGAGGCCGCGGGTGGCTACCGGGTGTCCTACGGCGGCAACAACCTGGTGAAGATCAGCGGGGACGTCCGGATCGCCGGGCAGACGCGCACCGCGTCGGCGACCGGGAAGCCCCGGATCGTCGGCAACGAACTGCTGATCCGCCCGGAACAGGTCAGCGTCGACGGTGTGGCGGCGCCCGTGTCCGGGCTGATCCCGGACATCCGTTACCCCCTGCGCGAGATCCCCAAGGGTCTGAACATCCGGATCAAGCCGACCGAGGCCGGCATCGAGTTCAGCTTCGACGGCGAGGACCTGCAGCTCTCCAGCGAGGACTTCACCGGGGCCTGGGGGCTCTGGGGGCCCGTGCGCGAGGTCACGTCCGCACCCGGCCGCGTCCGTACGTAGCATGGACCCTGTGTGCCGGCCTGCAGTTCTGACCAAACGGCGCGCGGTCGACCTGTGCCGCGTGGCCACGTGCTTGTGTCTCTGCGCCTGACGCCGCCTCCGTTCTCTTCTCGCGCTCACCACATCGCGCGCCGATTCGCTCTGGCGCGCTGCCGCGACATTTCCTGCATTCCGCTGTGGAAGGACATCTGCCATGAGCCGCGCTGACGCGCTCGTCGACGCCGACTGGGTCGAGGCCCGGATCGACGACCCCAACGTCGTGATCGTCGAGGTCGACGAGGACACCGCCGCCTACGACAAGGGCCACATCCGTAACGCCGTCCGGATCGACTGGAAGGACGACCTCCAGGACCCGGTCCGCCGCGACTTCGTGAACAAGGAGCAGTTCGAGAAGCTGCTCTCCGAGCGGGGCATCGGCAACGAGCACACCGTCGTCCTGTACGGCGGCAACAACAACTGGTTCGCCGCTTACGCGTACTGGTACTTCAAGCTTTACGGCCACGCGGACGTGAAGCTCCTCGACGGTGGGCGCAAGAAGTGGGAGCTGGACTCCCGCGAGCTCGTCACCGAGGTGCCGACCCGTCCGGCGACGCAGTACCGGGCGAAGGAGCAGGACCCGGCCATCCGTGCGTACCGGGACGACGCGGTGAACGCGATCGGGACGCTGAACCTCATCGACGTCCGGTCGCCGGACGAGTACGCGGGGCGCATCCTCGCCCCGGCGCACCTGCCCCAGGAGGGTTCGCAGCGCCCGGGTCACATCCCGACGGCGGTGAACGTCCCGTGGTCGAAGACCGCGAACGACGACGGCAGCTTCCGGTCCGACGACGAGCTGCGCACGCTCTACGGCGACGCGGGCCTGGACTTCAGCAAGGACACCGTCGTCTACTGCCGCATCGGCGAGCGCTCGGCCCACACGTGGTTCGTCCTGCACGAGCTCCTCGGGCAGACCAGCGTCCGCAACTACGACGGCTCCTGGACCGAGTACGGCGCGCTCGTCGGCGTCCCGATCGCGCTCGGCGACGAGCCGGGCGGCCCGGACGGAGGGGTGTCCTGATGTGCGGCGCGACCCCGGGCGGTCCGGCCCTGCCGGCCAACGTCGACGTCGGCAAGGAGGCGATCATCCAGGGGATCGTCACCCGCGACGGCATCGGCGTCCCGAACGCCTACGTCCGGCTCCTCGACCGCACCGGTGAGTTCACCGCCGAGGTCCCGACCTCGGCGACCGGCCAGTTCCGCTTCTTCGCGGGACCGGGGGACTGGACCCTGCGCACCCTCGCCCCCGGGGCCTCCGTCGACCGCGCGGTCGTCGCCACCCGGGGCGAGATCGCGGAGGTCGAGGTCGTCCTCTAAAACTCCCGGCTCTCCCACGAAAGCGCAGTTGCGTACGCGAAATCGCCAATCTTCCGTACGGGACTGCGCTTTCGTGCGTCCTCAGGTGGACGTGGGGTACGGGGGCGCGGGCGGCGGGTCTACGGGCGACGCCAACCGCGGCTGATGAGCGCGTCGCGGATGCGCTCGATCACGGTTGCCGGGCGGACCAGCAGGTCCATCTTCGTGACCTTGATCAGGATCCACCCGTGGACGCGGTAGAGCTCGTCGCGTTTGATGTCGCGACGCCACTGCCCCTCGTCGAGGTGGTGGTGATCCCCTTCGTACTCGATCGCGATCTTGAACTCGGCGAACTGCAGATCCGGTTCGGCGAACATCTCGCCGGCGTCGTCGAAGACGGGCTTGTTCACCAGCACCGGGCCGAGGAGGGCCGTGACGACGAGGAAGCGCAGCCGCGATTCCATCGGGGACTTCGACGCCGGATCGAGCAGCGGGAGCGCGGCGCGCGCGAGCTTGACGCCGCGGCGGCCGACTCCGGCTTCGACCGCCACCCGCAGGTCCGCGACACCGTTCTGGGCCCGACCTGCCAGTCCGTCACCCGCGATGACGAGGGAGAGCAGGTCGAGACGGGCGGCCAGGTCCAGGAACGTACGGCCCGGCGTCGTCACGCGCAGGCCGCGCAACCAACAGGAGTCGCCTTCGCCGAGAGTGAGAATGCGGTGGGCGACCACGCCCCCGATCCGCGGCTCGACGGGCTGCATCGTGCAGACGTGGATCAGCGGCTCGTCGGGCACCGGCACCCGGTACAGCGACGCGGCCGTGTAGTGGCTGAACACCGCATCTCGGGGCAGCCCGGCGCGCAGCGCCCCGCATCGCTGCCACAGGTTGTCGGGCACGTCGCTGGGGACCCACAACCCTCGCGCGACGCGGCGATGCCGCCGTCGGTCCTCCAGGTGACGCCGCTTCATCCCGGCGTCGAGCGCCTCTTTCCGTCGGAGGGCCTCGACGGGTTCCGGTGCCGGTTCACGAGGGATCCACATGGCGCGGAAGCGTCGCCGATTTCTCCGTTGCCCGCTCGCCCCCACCCGCGATCTGTGGATAACGGTGCGCCCACCCGTCCAGCGGTACCCGCGAAAGCGCAGTTGCGTACGCCGAATCCGACAAAATCGCGTACGGATGTGCGCTTTCGTGGGGGAAGGGGCGGGTCAGTAGACGAGGGCCTGAGTGTCGTCGGCGCAGGACTCGGCGACGAAGACAGCGGCCCCGGCGATGCGGACACCGTCCAGCACGTCGTCGGGGCCGATGTCCCGTCGCGCCGCGCACTGGGTGCAGAGGGTGACGCGGCCGAGCTCCAGCACGGTCGCGAGCAGGGTCTCCAGCGGCTCGGAGTGGGGCAGGTCGAAGTCCGCGGCCTTGCCCGGGAGGGCGAACCACGAGCTCTCGCCGGTGAGCCAGAGCGAGACGTCGAGCCCCGAGGCGGCGGCGACGGAGGCGACGGTGAAGGCCTGGGCGCACCGTTCGGGGGCGTCCGCGCCCGCGGTGACCTTGACGACCAGGGAACGAGCCATACGGTCAACGTATCGAGCGGGCTTCGACCGTAGACTCGCGCGGTGTTCGAGATTCCGCCGAACCTGCATCCGGCTAACATGCCGCTCGCGTTCCTGCTCGGTGTCTGGGAGGGCGAGGGCGTCGTCGAGTACCCGACGATCCAGCGCCGCCTGTTCCGCCAGCGCGTCGAGTTCGAGCAGAACGGCAAGCCGTTCGTCCACTACACCTCGCGGTCCTGGGAGATCGACCAGGCCGGCAACGAGCTCGGTCCGCTGAACATGGAGACCGGTTTCTGGCGTCCCCGTCCGGACGACAAGCGGGAGGACCAGGAGGGCACGCCGCTCGAGGTGCTGCTCTCCCACCCGACCGGCTTCCTGGAGGCGATGATCGGGGAGATCCGCGGGCCGCGGATCGAGTTCGCGACGACCGGGGTGATGAAGGTCGAGTCCGCGAAGGACTACCGGCGCGGCCACCGGCTCTACGGCCTGGTGAAGGGCGAGCTGATGTGGGTCTACGAGATGGAGGCCATGGGCGAGCAGCTCCAGCCGCACATCTCCGCCGCCCTCAAGCGGGTCCCGGCGGAGTGAGGACATGAGCCAGGACTGGCGCACGATGCTGCGGGAGAAGGGCTACCGCCTGACGCCGCAGCGCGAACTCGTCCTGGCCGCGGTCAACGATCTCGAGCACGCGACGCCCGAGCAGGTCTGCGCCCGGGTGCAGGAGACCGCGAGCGGGATCAACATCTCGACGGTCTACCGGACGCTGGAGCTGCTCGAGGAGCTCGGCCTCGTCCGGCACGCGCACCTCGGGCACGGGGCGCCGTCGTACCACCCGGCCGGGCACTCGCACCACCTGCACCTGGTGTGCCGGGACTGCGGGGCGGTGTCGCAGGTCGAGTCGACGGTGGCGACCTCGCTGACCGCGACCCTGCTGGAGACGCAGGGGTTCGAGGTCGACCTCGAGCACTTCGCGATCTACGGCCGGTGCGGGGACTGTCGCGGCCAGAATCTGACGGGTCATCATCCCCATGAGTGACGTGCAGCTGCGCGGGCCGCGGCCCGGTGACTGGGGCTGGATCGTCTCCCGCCACGGTGCGCTGTACTTCGCCGAGTACGGCTGGGGCACCGACTACGAGGCGTACGTCGCCCACGCCGTCGGTGAACTGGCGGAGAACTTCGACCCGGCCCGCGAAGCGGTCTGGATCGCCGAGCTCGGCGGCGCACCGGTCGGGTCGATCGCGTGCGCGCGCAAGGACGACGAGACGGCGCAGTTGCGCTTCTTCCTCGCCGAGCCCGAGGCCCGGGGTCGCGGCGTCGGGCTGGCACTGATCCGGGCCTGCCTGGAGTTCGCGACCGAGGTCGGCTACCGGCGGATGCTGCTCTGGACGTGCAGCGGGCTGGTGGCCTCCCGCGCGCTGTACGAGCGGCACGGTTTCACGCTCGAGTCCGAGCCCGGCCCGTTCCCGTACGATGCCACCCGCACCGAGCAGATCCTCGCGCGCGACCTCTGACCCGGCGTCGCGGACGAGGGCTGCATACAGTGGGGGACGTGTCGACCGACGTTCTCACCTCGCCCCTGCTCACCCGTCCCGGGGCCGTGGCTGCGGACGGCCCGGACGCCGGTGTCGCGGCCCACTACGGCGACCCCTACGGCGAGCAGCGCGACCTCGCGCTCGGGAGGGCCGCGGTCGACCTCTCGCACCGCGGCGTCGTCCGGGTCTCCGGCCCGGACCGGCTGACCTGGCTGCACTCGCTGACCACGCAGCACCTGTCCGACCTCGCCCCGCGCACGCCGGCCCAGGCGCTGGTCCTGAGCCCGCACGGGCACATCGAGCACGACCTGCACCTCGTCGACGACGGCGAGGCCGCGTGGATCACCGTCGAACCCCGCACGGCGCCGGAACTCGTCGCGTTCCTCGACCGGATGCGGTTCCTGCTGCGTGTCGAGGTCGCGGACGTGACGGCGGACTGGGCCGCCGTGTGGGTCCCCGCCGGTGGCGCGGACGTTCCCGGCAAGGAGCACGCCTGGCACCACGCACGGCCGGCCGAGGCGCTCGGCGAGTACGCCGGCCGCGAGGTGCTCGTCCCGCGCGCCCGGCTGGCCGACGCCCTCGGGCCGCTCGCCGGGGTGTGGGCGCACGAGGCCCTGCGCATCGCGGCGCGCGTGCCGCGGCTCGGCTTCGAGACCGATCACCGGACAATCCCGCACGAGCTCGGCCTGCTCGAACCGGCCGTGCACCTGAACAAGGGCTGCTACCGCGGCCAGGAGACGGTGGCCCGGGTCCACAACCTCGGTCGCCCGCCGCGGCGGATGGTGTTCCTCCACCTCGACGGCAGCGACCTCGAACTGCCGCCCCACGGTGCCGAGATCACCCTCGACGGCCGGGCGATCGGTTTCGTCGGCAGCTCGGCCCGGCACTACGAGTTCGGGCCGATCGCGCTCGGCGTCATCAAGCGGAACACCCCGTACGACGCGCCCCTGCTGGCCGGCGGAGTGGCCGCGGCCGCTGAAGTCGTCGTCGAAGCCTGAGGTCTGACGGGCTGTCAGGTGCCACGACCGAAGATTGCCGTCGCGGCTCTGCCGCCCTGGTACCCGCCGGCGTTCGAGAAGCTGACGGCGGACCTGCAGGCGCCGGTGGCCTTCCCGTCCGAGGTGCTCGCGGCGGCGGAGCGAGCCGGCGCGGCCGACGTCGGTGACCGAGCGGACCGCCGTGACGTCGAGCTCGTCACCCTCGACCCGGAGACGTCGCTGGACCTTGACCAGGCCTTCGCGATCGAGACGCGTGGTGCGGGTTTCCGGCTGCACTACGCGATCGCGGACGTCGCCGCGTTCGTCCGCGCCGGCGACCCGGTCGACCTCGAGTCCCAGCGTCGCGTGGAGACCCGTTACGCCCCGGACCGGCGGCTGCCGCTGCACCCGCCGGAGCTCTCCGAGGGCGCGGCGAGCCTGCTGCCGGACGTCGACCGACCGGCCGTGCTCTGGACCCTCGATCTCGACGAGGGTGGTGAGCTCGTCGAGACGCGGGTGGAGCGGGCGATGGTCCGATCGCGCGCGAAGCTGGCCTACGACACCGTGCAGGCGCAGGTGGACGCCGGGACTGCCGACCCGGCGATCGAGCGGCTGCGGGCGCTCGGGGAGCTCCGGCTGGCGGCCGAACGGCGTCGCGGCGGGGTGAGCCTCCCGCTGCCCGAACAGGTCGTCGACGTCGCGAACGGGGACGGGTGGCGCCTGCGGGCCCGGCTGCAGACGCCGGTCGAGACGTGGAACGCCCAGCTCTCGCTGCTGACCGGCACCGCCGCCGCGCGCCTCATGCTCGACGCCGGGATCGGCGTGCTGCGGACCCTCCCGCCGCCGGAGGACGACGCGGTCGCGGAACTGCGCCGCCGCGCCCACGCCCTCGGGTTCGAGTGGCCGGCCGGCCAGCCGTACCCGGAGTTCGTCCGCGCGATCGACCCGGCCGCGCCGCGCGCCCCGGCCATGCTGCGGGCGTGCACGACGCTGTTCCGCGGCGCGGGCTATGTCGCCTTCGACGCCGCGGGCGGCGTGGCCGCTCCCGCCGACGCGGAGCACGCGGCGATCGCTGCGCCCTACACACACGTCACCGCCCCGCTCCGCCGACTGGCGGACCGCTACGCCGCCGAGGTCTGCCTCGCGGTCTGCGCGGGTGCCGAGGTCCCGGAGTGGGTCCGCGCCGCCCTGCCCGGCCTGCCGGACCGGATGCGCGAGGGCGGCCGCGCGGTGAACTCCTTTTCCGCCGAGGTGCTCAACCTCGTCGAGGCGGGCCTGCTCGCCCAGCGCGTCGGCGAGACGTTCGGGGGCACCGTCGTCGCGACCAACAACGACCGGAGCTCCGGCACTCTCGTCGTCGCGGACCCGTACGTCGAGGCGAAGGTCGAGGGCCCCGACCTGCCGCTCGGCGACCCCGTCGACGCCCGCCTCGTCACCGCCGACCCGATGACCCGTCAGATCCGCTTCGCCGTCGGCGCGGGGACGACTGTCAAGAAAGGGTGACACCCCTTACTGCGCAGTAAGGGGTGTCACCCTTTGTTGACAGAGCGGGTGCGCGGGCCCCGGGGTCAGAGGTCGAGGAGGACGGTGAAGGGGCCGTCGTTGACGAGCTCGACCTTCATGTCGGCGCCGAAGACGCCGGTCGCGACGGTGGCGCCGCGGGAGCGGAGGCCGGTGACGACGGCGTCGACCAGCGGCTCGGCGACCGGGCCGGGGGCGGCGGCGATCCAGGTGGGACGGCGGCCCTTCCGGGCGTCGCCGTAGAGCGTGAACTGGCTGACGACGAGCAGCGGGGCGTCGAGGTCGGAGCAGGATTTCTCGCCGTCCAGGATCCGCAGGCCCCACAGCTTTTCGGCCAGTTTGTCCGCGATCGCCGGGGTGTCGTCGTGGGTGACGCCGACCAGGGCGCACAGGCCCGGGGTCTCGATCGCGCCGACGATCCGGCCGTCGACGGTGACACTCGCCCGGCTGACTCGCTGCACCACTGCTCGCATCCTGCGATTGTGGTTCACATGTCCGCGCAGATTCCCCACGGCACCCTGATCACCGTCGCGCCCACGGGTGCGGAGCTGGCCAAGGCCGAGCACCCGAACCTGCCGACGACCCTCGACGAACTGGTGACCACCGCGAAGGCGTGCGCCGCCGCCGGGGCGGGGATGATCCACGTCCACCTGCGGGACGAGCAGGACCGCTCGTGTCTCGACGTCGGCCGGCTCTCCGAGGCGGTCGCGGCGATCCGCGCCGAGACCGACCTGCTGGTCCAGCTCTCCACCGGCGGCGGGGTCACCGACTCCTTCGAGTCGCGCCTGGCCGTCCTCGACGCCCGGCCGGACTCCTGCTCGCTCACCTGCGGCACCGTGAACTTCGGCGACGAGGTCTTCTCGAACCCGTGGTCGCTGATCGTCGAGCTCTACCGCAGGGCGCAGGACCTCGGCGTGGTGCCGGAGTTCGAGCTGTTCGACCTCGGTCACGTCGCGACGCTGCGCCGCCTGCTCGACACCTACGGCCCGCCGCCCAACGGCCGCGTCCACGCCGACCTCGTGATGGGCGTCCCGGGCGGCATGCCGGGCGACGCGGCGACGCTGGTCGCGGTCGTCGGTGCGCTGCCCGCCGGGGCGACGTTCTCCGCGACCGGCATCGGCCGCTCCGCGCTGCCCGTCGCGTTCGCCGCGCTCGCGGCCGGCGGACACCTGCGCGTGGGGCTGGAGGACACCGTGACGTTCGCGAAGGGCCGCCCGGTGCGCGACAACGCCGAGCTCGTCGAACGCGCCGCGACGCTCGCGCACCTCGCGCAGCGGCCCCCGATCACCGGCCCGGACACGCGCCGGTTCCTCGGGTTCGCGGCCTGAGATTCACCTCACGGCCGAAGTGCTGCCTGCGTGCTTGCAATTGTTAGCACCCTGCGCGAGCATGGCGTCATGGCAACGCTTCCCGGCGGCCTCGGGGAGTACCTGAGGGAGCAACGCAAGAGCGCCAAGCTGTCGATCCGTCAGCTGGCGGCGGTTGCGGGGGTCTCCAACCCCTACCTCAGCCAGATCGAACGTGGGCTGCGCAAGCCGTCCGCGGAGATCCTGCAGCAGCTCGCCAAGGGGCTGCGGATCTCGGCGGAGCAGCTCTACATGCACGCGGGGATCCTCGACGAACGGGACGACTCCAGCAGTGAGTACGCCACGGTCGTCCTCGCCGATCCGCACCTGTCCGAGCGACAGAAGAGCGTGCTCCTGGACGTGTACGACTCGTTCCGCAGAGAGAACGAGCTGACGGCCGGACCCGAGTCCGACACCGCAGCCGGTGCCGAGCCGGCCGAACCGAAGTGAGAGGGAGCCAGTCATGGCCAGCACCGCCGAGATCCGCAAGACCTACACCGACCTCGCCAAGACCCTGACCGGCCCGAAGCCGCTCTACGCCTTCGCCGGCGTCGGCGACCTGGCCGTCGAGAAGGTCAAGAGCCTCCGTCCGACCGCCGAGGACGCGGGTCTGCGTGAGCGCGCCACCAAGCTGCCGAAGCAGTTCGCCGAGAAGCTCGTCGACCTCCCCAAGGAGGCCCGCAAGATCGGTGACAAGCTGACCGACCGCGTCGACACGCAGGTCAAGGCCGCCGACGAGCGCTACGAGGAGCTGGCCAAGCGCGGCGAGGACATCCTCAAGCGCGTTCGTACCCAGAAGTCCACCAAGGACCTGGTCGAGCAGGCCAAGACCACGATCAGCAAGGCCCGCAACGTCCGTGGCACCGCCACCGAGGGCGCCAAGAAGACCGCCACCGCGGCCAAGACCACCGCCACCTCGGCCCGTAAGACGGCCACCAAGGCCCGCAGCGCTGCCAACGCGGCCGCGGACAAGGCCGGCGAGTGACCTTTCCTGGACCGATCGTCTGATCGATCTCCCGACCCCTGACCAGGGGTCAGATGTACGACCCGACACCCGGTCGGGAGCCGCACCCGGCTCCCGACCGGGTGTTTCGTTAGGCTTCCCGGGAAGGCGTTGCAGTCGCAGCGGCCAGTGGGTGGGACCGGAAGGGTGTGGGCGTGGAGATCTGGTTCCTGCCACCGGAGTCGGCGGCCGGCCTCGGGACCCTGGCCCTGTTCGCGTTGCACCTCTACGCGTTCCTCGACTGCCTGATCCGGCCGACGAACGCGTTCGTCGCGGCCGGGAAGAAGACCAAGCAGTTCTGGCTGATCCTCACCGGCGTCGCGTCGGGCTGCACCCTGCTGCTCTCGAACGTGACGTTCACGTTCGTCATCGCGGCGACCGTGATCGCGCTGATCTACATCCTCGACGTCCGCCCGGCCGTGCAGACCTACCGCGGGCCCCGCGGGGGCGGCGGTCGCAAGCCTCGCGGCACCGGCGGCTGGTAGCTACTTCTTCTTGCTCTTCTTGAGCTGCTCCGGCGAGCGGCTCGTGTAGACGACGACGCGGTCGCCGAGCTTCGCGCGGCCGAACAGCGTCTTCATCGCGTTGTAGTCCCGGGTGTTCACACAGCCGTGCGAGGCGCCGGCGTACCCGCGGCGGGCGAAGTCCGGCGAGTAGTGCACGGCCTGGCCGCCGTCGAAGAACAGCGCGAACGGCATCGACGTGTGGTACAGCGTGGAGACGTGGTCCCGGCTCTTGCGCTGGACGACGAAGACGCCCTCCCGGGTGGGGGTCTCGGCCGACCCGAACCGGGCGTCGAGGCGCATCTTCACCTTGCCGTTCACGACCCAGCGCACGGTCCGTGCGCGCTGGTCGACGCAGACCACCTTGCCGTGCTGGCAGCTCGCCGGCAGCCGGCCGCCGTACGGCTTGTCCGCGCCGGTGGCGAGGGCGATCTGATCGACCTTGCCGGTGCGGGCCTCGAGCGCCTTCAGCGTCGCCTCGTCGACGGCGCCGGTGCGGGCGAACTTCAGCTGCTTCTGGAAGGCCTTCACCTGTGCGACGGTCTCCTTGCCGTAGCGACCGGTCGTCGGCATGTCCCGCACGCCGACGCGCTGCAGGCGGACCTGCAGGACCTTGACCGCCTTGCCTCGGTCGCCGGCGGCGAGAATCGGGTCGCCCTCGCCGGGGCGGATCGGCTTGTCCTCGGTCGTGTCGACCTGCGAGGGCTCGGGCTCCGCGGGCTCGGACTGCGCCGGACCGAGCGGCGGCGGGAGCGGGTCGGCCGCGGCCGGACCGGCCTGTGCGAGGCCACCGGTCAGCGACGCGGCGGTGAGCAGCGCCAGGACAGCGCTGAGCCGGACGTGGCGGACCTGCACCCGACGCATAAGAGACGAAATCCCCCGCCCTCGTAAGACGACATCGGCCGCCCGTGGTGGTGCAACGGACGGCCGACGCCGATTCTACGTGGCGATCGCGCGGGCTCCTACTGAGAGATTTCTGGGCGCCTTCCCGGCCGGGGCTACCAGTAGATGTAGACCCGCGTCCCGGTCGGGGTGCGGTCGAACAGCTTGCGCATGCGCGAGTAGTCGCGGGTGTTCACGCAGCCGTGGGAGGCGCCGGAGTAGCCGCGGCGGGCGAAGTCCGACGAGTAGTGGATGGCCTGGCCGCCGCTGAAGAACAGCGAGAACGGCATTGCGCTGCCGTACAGGGACGAGACGTGGTTCCGGCTCTTCCAGTACACGCGGAACATGCCGTTGCGGGTCGGTGTGCGCGAGGACCCGAACCGCGCGTCGAGGCGAACGCTGATCTTGCCCTTGTTCACCAGCCGGACCACGCGCTTCGACT is a genomic window containing:
- the dtd gene encoding D-aminoacyl-tRNA deacylase; this translates as MRAVVQRVSRASVTVDGRIVGAIETPGLCALVGVTHDDTPAIADKLAEKLWGLRILDGEKSCSDLDAPLLVVSQFTLYGDARKGRRPTWIAAAPGPVAEPLVDAVVTGLRSRGATVATGVFGADMKVELVNDGPFTVLLDL
- a CDS encoding 3-keto-5-aminohexanoate cleavage protein, encoding MSAQIPHGTLITVAPTGAELAKAEHPNLPTTLDELVTTAKACAAAGAGMIHVHLRDEQDRSCLDVGRLSEAVAAIRAETDLLVQLSTGGGVTDSFESRLAVLDARPDSCSLTCGTVNFGDEVFSNPWSLIVELYRRAQDLGVVPEFELFDLGHVATLRRLLDTYGPPPNGRVHADLVMGVPGGMPGDAATLVAVVGALPAGATFSATGIGRSALPVAFAALAAGGHLRVGLEDTVTFAKGRPVRDNAELVERAATLAHLAQRPPITGPDTRRFLGFAA
- a CDS encoding helix-turn-helix domain-containing protein: MATLPGGLGEYLREQRKSAKLSIRQLAAVAGVSNPYLSQIERGLRKPSAEILQQLAKGLRISAEQLYMHAGILDERDDSSSEYATVVLADPHLSERQKSVLLDVYDSFRRENELTAGPESDTAAGAEPAEPK
- a CDS encoding DUF2516 family protein; the protein is MEIWFLPPESAAGLGTLALFALHLYAFLDCLIRPTNAFVAAGKKTKQFWLILTGVASGCTLLLSNVTFTFVIAATVIALIYILDVRPAVQTYRGPRGGGGRKPRGTGGW
- a CDS encoding L,D-transpeptidase family protein, which gives rise to MQVRHVRLSAVLALLTAASLTGGLAQAGPAAADPLPPPLGPAQSEPAEPEPSQVDTTEDKPIRPGEGDPILAAGDRGKAVKVLQVRLQRVGVRDMPTTGRYGKETVAQVKAFQKQLKFARTGAVDEATLKALEARTGKVDQIALATGADKPYGGRLPASCQHGKVVCVDQRARTVRWVVNGKVKMRLDARFGSAETPTREGVFVVQRKSRDHVSTLYHTSMPFALFFDGGQAVHYSPDFARRGYAGASHGCVNTRDYNAMKTLFGRAKLGDRVVVYTSRSPEQLKKSKKK
- a CDS encoding L,D-transpeptidase, yielding MASKSFRATMAGALCTTLLGAGLVTASPAEAKRAMPRTCYTGKIICVDKSKRVVRLVNKGKISVRLDARFGSSRTPTRNGMFRVYWKSRNHVSSLYGSAMPFSLFFSGGQAIHYSSDFARRGYSGASHGCVNTRDYSRMRKLFDRTPTGTRVYIYW